A stretch of Lathyrus oleraceus cultivar Zhongwan6 chromosome 6, CAAS_Psat_ZW6_1.0, whole genome shotgun sequence DNA encodes these proteins:
- the LOC127096947 gene encoding cytochrome P450 94A2 → MELETLVSWLLFSATLLWFFFLATKTQSKSLKPPSSTTNTTIPKSYPIFGSVFSFAANFHRRVQWISDILQTTPSSTFILHRAFGSRQVFTANPLVVQHVLKTNFPCYRKGLTLNRSVGDFLGNGIFNADGETWKFQRQISSHEFNAKSLRKFIKTVVDVELSDRLLPILSEASKNQTILPDFQDILQRFTFDNICIIAFGFDPEYLLSSLPETAFAKAFDDGTLISSLRFNAAVPLIWKVKKILNIGTERRLKEAVSEVRGLASRIVREKKKELLEKSALESVDLLSRFLSSGHSDESFVIDIVISFILAGRDTTSAALTWFFWILSKHSHVENEILKEITAKSESVSYDEVKDMVYTHAALCETMRLYPPVPVDTKEAAYDDVLPDGTIVKKGWRVAYHVYAMGRSEKIWGPDWAEFRPERWLRRDMDGKWSFVGMDPYSYPVFQAGPRVCLGKEMAFLQMKRVVAGVMREFRVVPAMEKGVEPEYIAHLTSIMKGGFPVRIEKRTHI, encoded by the coding sequence ATGGAACTTGAAACATTGGTTTCGTGGTTACTTTTCTCTGCAACTCTGCTTTGGTTCTTCTTCTTAGCCACCAAAACACAGTCCAAATCCCTCAAACCACCATCCTCTACCACCAACACCACCATTCCCAAATCTTACCCCATCTTCGGTTCCGTCTTTTCTTTCGCAGCCAATTTTCACCGTCGCGTACAATGGATCTCCGACATCCTTCAAACCACCCCTTCCTCAACCTTCATCCTCCACCGCGCCTTCGGCTCCCGCCAAGTCTTCACAGCAAACCCCTTGGTAGTCCAACACGTTCTCAAAACCAACTTCCCTTGCTATCGCAAAGGTCTCACTCTTAATCGTTCCGTTGGTGATTTCCTCGGTAACGGCATCTTCAACGCCGACGGTGAAACCTGGAAGTTTCAACGACAAATCTCCAGCCATGAATTCAACGCCAAATCTCTTCGGAAATTCATTAAAACAGTAGTTGATGTAGAACTCTCCGATCGCCTCCTCCCTATTCTCTCTGAAGCTTCCAAAAATCAAACTATCCTCCCTGATTTTCAAGATATCCTTCAGCGTTTTACATTTGACAACATCTGCATAATCGCGTTTGGATTCGATCCTGAGTATCTCCTTTCTTCTCTACCCGAAACCGCGTTTGCAAAAGCCTTCGATGATGGCACGCTAATCAGCAGCTTGAGATTCAACGCGGCGGTTCCATTGATATGGAAGGTGAAGAAAATCCTAAACATCGGAACTGAGCGCAGGTTGAAAGAAGCAGTATCTGAAGTAAGAGGACTCGCTTCAAGAATAGTTAGGGAAAAGAAAAAAGAGCTTTTAGAAAAATCAGCGTTGGAATCAGTTGATCTTCTATCGCGATTTTTAAGTTCTGGTCATTCAGATGAATCTTTTGTTATAGATATTGTAATAAGCTTTATTCTCGCTGGGAGAGATACAACTTCAGCAGCACTCACGTGGTTCTTTTGGATACTCTCTAAGCATAGTCACGTCGAAAATGAGATTCTCAAAGAGATTACTGCGAAATCGGAATCAGTTAGTTATGATGAGGTGAAGGATATGGTTTACACTCACGCGGCACTATGTGAGACTATGAGGTTGTATCCTCCTGTTCCAGTGGATACTAAAGAAGCAGCTTACGACGACGTTTTACCAGACGGGACTATAGTGAAGAAAGGGTGGAGAGTGGCTTATCATGTATATGCTATGGGAAGGTCTGAGAAAATATGGGGACCCGATTGGGCTGAGTTTCGACCCGAGAGGTGGTTGCGTCGGGATATGGATGGGAAGTGGAGCTTTGTTGGGATGGATCCTTATAGTTATCCGGTTTTTCAGGCTGGGCCAAGGGTGTGTTTAGGGAAAGAAATGGCGTTCTTGCAAATGAAGAGGGTGGTTGCCGGGGTTATGAGGGAGTTTAGGGTGGTTCCGGCGATGGAAAAAGGGGTTGAGCCGGAGTACATTGCACACCTTACCTCGATAATGAAAGGCGGTTTCCCTGTGAGGATTGAAAAGCGTACCCATATTTAG